In Oncorhynchus gorbuscha isolate QuinsamMale2020 ecotype Even-year linkage group LG03, OgorEven_v1.0, whole genome shotgun sequence, the DNA window ggtgttaaatgctctacaataaagctttcttagtgtccaacaagctttctctaccctttaccttgttctgaacatctccaaaacaaaggtcatgtggtttggtaagaagaatgcccctctccccagaggTGTGATTACTACTTCTGAGGGTTtaaagcttgaggtagtcacctcatacaagtacttgggagtatggctatacGGTACATTGTCCTTCTCTCAACACATatcaaagttaaatctagacttggtttcctctaacTTAATCACTCCTCTTTTaacccagctgccaaactaaccctgattcagatgaccatcctacccatgctagattatggagacgttatttatagatcggcaggtaagggtacTCTCGAGCGGctatcagatttgccaccaatgctccttataggtcACATAAGGACCTAGATCAAGAGGGTAAGtgataatatggggatgaggtagttggctgtgctatttacagattggctgtgtacaggtacaatgatcggtaagctgctctgacagctgatgattaaagttagggagggagatataagactccagcttcagtgatttttgcatttcgttccagtcattggcagcatggAAGAAAAGGCAGCgttggttttggggatgaccagtacaatgtacctgctggagtgtgtgctacggatgggtgttgttatggtgatggggctttaccaagcaaagacttatagttgacctggagccagtgggtttggtgacggatatgtagtgagggccagccaatgagagcatacaggtcgcagtggtgggtagtaaatggggctttggtgataaaacggatggcactgtgatagactacatccagtttgctgagtagcgtgttggaggctattttgtaaatcacattgccgaagtcaaggatcagtaggatagtcagttttacgagggtatgtttggcagcatgagtgaaggaggctttgttgcgaaataggaggccgattctagatttaattttggattggagatgcttaatgtgagtctggaaggagagtttacagtctaaccagacacctaggtatttgtagttgtccagaaccatccagagtagtcatgctagtcaggcgggagggtgcgggcagcaattggttgaagagcatgtacttagttttactagcatttaaaagcagttggaggccacggaaggagtgttgtatgacgTTGAGGCTCGTTtagaggtttgttagcacagttcCAAAGAAGGGctagatgtatacagaatggtgtcgtctgcgtagaggtggatcagagaatcatcagcagcaagaacgacatcattgatatatacagagaaaagagtcggcctgagaattgaaccctgtggcacccccatagagactgccagagatccggacaacaggccctccgatttgacacactgaactctatctgataagtagttggtgaaccgggcgaggcagtcatttgagaagccaaggctattgagtctgccgataagaatgcagtggTTGACAGAGTCTAAAGAAagtattttatcgatggcggttatgatatcgtttaggaccttgagcgttgctgaggtgcacccatgaccagctgggaaaccagattgcatagtggagaatgtaaggtgggattcgaaatggtcagtgatctgtttattaacttggctttcaaagattttaaAAAGGCAGGTCAGAATGAATATagatctataacagtttgggtctagagtgtctccccctttgaagaacgggatgaccgtggcagctttccaatctttggggatctcagatgatacgaaagagaggttgaaggCTAGTAAAAGGGGCTGCAAAATTTTgacagataattttagaaagagagggcccagctgatttgtagggatccagattttgcagttctttcagaacatcagctgtctggatttgggtagGGGAGAAGCGCGGGAGGGGGCGGGGGAGTtgctgagatgttggccaggtaggggtagccaagtggaaagcatgACCAGCTGTGGAAAAATCCTttttgaaatgatcgattattgtagatttatcagtggtgacagtgttccctatcctcagtgcagtgggcagctgagaggaggtgctcttattctccatgtacTTTACATTGTCCCAAAGTTTtggggaattagtgctacaggaagcaaatttctgcttgaaaaggctagccttagctttcctaactgtctGAGTGTATTGTTCCTGACTtccttgaaaagttgcatatcgcgggagCTATTCAGttgtaatgttgtgttgctaccatgctgtgttgtcatgtgttgctgccttgctatgttgttgtcttaggtcttttttatgtagtgttgtgttgtctctgttGCATGATGTGTTTGtgctatatttatattttatttaaacaAATTAaccccctgtccccgcaggaggccttttgccttttggtaggccgtcattgtaaataagaatttgttcttaactgacttgcctagttaaaggttacataaaaaaagaagcttggcccacctgtatttggggagtttctcccatttttctctgcagatcctctcaagctctgtcaagttgtatggggagcgttgctgcacagctattttcaggtctctccagggatgttcgatcgggctctggctgggccactcaaggacattcaggggattgtcccgaagccactactgcgttgtcttggctgtgtgcttagggtcgttgtcctgttagaaggtgaaccttcaccctagtttgaggtcctgagcgctctggaggtTTTCATCatagatctctctgtactttgctccgttcatcttttccttgaccccgactagtctcccaggttctgctgctgaaaaacatccccacagtatgatgctgccaccaccctgctttattgtagggatggtgccaggtttgctctgtacacaattcctggaagctgaaaatgtcccagttcttccatggcctgcatactcaccagacatgtcacccattctgcatgtttcaaatcaaatcaaatttgattagtctcatgcgccaaatacaacaggttgaCAATACAGTGAAACGAGtgcttacgagcccctaaccaacaatgcagttaaaaaaatatataagtaagaataagaaataaaagtaacaagtaattaaagagcagcagtaaaataacaatagcgataTGATACACAGgggggggataccggtacagagtcaatgtgcgggggcaccggttagttgaggtaatatgcacatgcagttagagttattaaagtgactatgcgtagatgataacaacagagtagcagcggtgtgtAAAAGTGGGTGTGgactccaaggaacttgaagctctcaacctgctccactacagccccgtcgatgagagtGGGGGagtgctcagtcctctttttcttgtagtccacaatcatctcctttgtcttgatcacgttcagggagaggttgttgtcctggcaccacatgaccaggtctttgacctcctccctatagactgtctcgtcgttgatcaggcctaccactattgtgtcatcagcaaacttaatgatggtgttggagtcctgCCTGGCCGTgcaatcatgagtgaacaggaagtacaggaggggactgagcacacacccctgaggggcccctgttgaggatcagcgaggcggatgtgttgttacctacccttaccacctaggaGTGGCCCGttaagaagtccaggatccagttgcagagggaggtgtttagtcccagggtccttagcttattgatgagctttgagggcactatggtgttgaacgctgagctgtattcaatgaatagcattctcacataggtgttacttttgtccaggtgggaaagggcagtgtggagtgcaatagagattgcatcatctgtggatctgttagtgcggtatgcaaattggagtgggtctagggtttctgggataatggcgtTGATGTgacccatgaccagcctttcaaagcacgtcatagctacagacatgagtgctacgagtcggtagtcatttaggcatgttaccttagtgttcttgggcacagggaatatggtggtctgcttaaaacatgttgatattacagacttggacaggttgaaaatgtcagtgaagaaactTGCCAGTTCGTCAGCGCAtcctcgcagtacacgtcctggtaatccgtctggccctgtggccttgtgaatgttgacctgtttaaaggtctaactcacattggctgtggagagcgtgatcacatagtcttccggaacagctggtgctctcatgcatgtttcagtgttatttgcctcgaagcgagcatagaagtagtttagctcatttggtaggctcgtgtcactggccAGCTCTCGGTTGTGCTTCCCTTTATAGTCTGTtgtggtttgcaagccctgccacatccgacgagcgtcagagccggagtagtacgattcaatcttagtcctgtattgacactttgcctatttgatggttcgtcggagggcatagcgggatttcttataagcttctgggttagagttcTGGCCCTTCGAAAGCGGCAGctgtagcctttagctcagtgcggatgttgcctgtaatccatggcttctggattgtgtatgtacgtactgtcactgtggggacgacgtgatcaatgcacttattgatgaagccaatgactgatgtggtgtaatcccggaacatattccagtctgtgctagcaaaacagtcctgtagctaacCATCTGTTTAGGATGCTCTGTCTGGATCAATGTGTACgatagcatgttccagttcccgcaacttcacacagccattgaagaggagtgggacaacgttccacaggccacaatcaatagcTTGATCAACTCTATGGGAAGGAGATGTGCCattctgcatgaggcaaatggtggtcacggTAAATACTGACCGGTTTTCTGATTCATGCCccctaacttttttttaaaggtatctgtgacaaaCATAAGCATATCTGTACTCCTGCTgatgtgaaatacatagatttGAGCCTAAtcaattgatttcaattgactaatttccttaaACTAGGTAACTATTACCTGTAACtaggtaaaatctttgaaattgttgcatgttgcgtttatatttttggtcagtgtaTGTTCTGGAGCCCTGATCATCCGCTCAAAAgcaaaaaataaattttaaaaaacgtCCCGTGACTGAATCTAGCCGATCCAAATCCCTGCGCTGTCATTGGTGGGAGTTGGCTCATCGCTCACAGGGCTCTGTTGACCTACCAACGGCTGACTCCATTGTTTAATCCTGGTGTGGAATGTGAGCTATGTACTAGGCTGAGGCTCAATGCTCGTCAGCTTGTTGTTTTTTCTGCCGTAGAAGGCCAGGAGATAGATGGCTGCCTTGCCCTTCATGAAACATACCTGTGTATTTTAAGAAGACATGAGTATCCCGTAATCCCACCTGGAATCATGTTGGGCTTGAGCTCACCAGAACACATATGTTCTACTGCTtaagctcctgttcctcttatagaatattagctcaaacaTATTGTGGAACTCCttcacctaaatataaacagtaccagcacccaaCACGAGTACCAGCACCTATTTCAGTCAAAGTCAAGCCCTGCATGTAGCAATTCCAAAGTTTTTACTTGCCCTTCAGATGACTGGTTGTTGTTGAAGCGCCCCAATGTCATAACCTGTAGAATAACACTGATCAAAATCAACTAATTCAAGTCTATGGCAGCCTTTGAAAATAAATGGCTTTTAGTGAGAAACCCAGGAGTTCTCTTTAAATTAGCCTCGCAAGAGTCATGACACTCGCTGACAGTTTTTAAATCAGCTCCTAACACATTGTAACATTGAGAAACTGTGAGACTCTGCTCGTCAAGATGGAGTAATTCTCTGTGTATGGCCTTATTACAGCAGCTGGTAATAACTCTTCAGTGAGAAACCAGGGAGTTCTCATTATATTGTGACATGACGCAGTGATTTATAGTGTTAAACCAGTTGTCAAATAACTAAGACTTTCTCTTCGTCAAGTAGAGGTATTTCTTGTGTGGCCTGATTAAAACAGATGGTTGATTCCGGTTGTCAGTTGTTTTTAGGAAGCTGATTTGTGGGTATTATGAGTGCAGTGTTTGAGTCTGAGAGTGACTGTGAGCAGGctagaggcaggcaggcaggctctagTTTGACGACTACCTCGTGGGGGCGGATAGGAGGATGTACGGTAGGCAGACAGGTAAATGAGAAGAGAGGAAATGGAAATGGACACTGCCTGTCAAAGTATATTTAGACCCACAGCACAGGCAAGCTCTCTTTCTTAAACACGGACAGGGAGCTGCTCAGTCACTGGAGCTGTGCAATGTGCAGTCTTACTTTCTAGAAGGCAGGCTACTGTTTGTTTATTGTGTTGTTTTACCACCTATTACACCCAGTAGGGCTCTTCAGTTAGGGGATCCTCACCATTGGCTTTACTGTAATTCAGCTGGTTGTTATTTTGTATTGAAAATACCAGAGGTTTCTGTAAGTAGCTGAACTTGCTAATTCTTATGCTAACTCTGTTGAATACCTACACAGTGTTGCTCATTTAGTTTTTGGTATTTTGGTTTGTAGGCTTCATATTTCGATTTTGGTATTTTGGTTTGTAGGCTTCATATTTAGATTGTGTGGTATAGTGTTTGTGAATCAGTGAACCTGAACCCATTTAGAAGTGATTGTAACAGAAATTATAATGGTGTTTCTGTTTTCAGATGAACCCTGTCTTCTAAGTACAACCTCTTCGAGAGATCCAGACAAAAGCGATGGagggaggagtgatggagagagaagtgATGTCTGAGAAGCCAGTCATGCAGACACAGCCATCCACACTGCCCTTCTTTGACACGGCCCACGCCTTTAACCTGCTCCGGGGGATCCACGAACTCCGCGCAGAGCGCAAGTTCTTTGACGTCACGCTCTGCGCCGAGGGCCGCGAGTTCCATTGCCACCGGACTGTGTTGGCCGCAGCCAGCACCTACTTCAGGGCCATGTTCGCCGGGACGCTGAGAGAGAGCGCCATGGACCGTGTGGTCCTTCACGAGGTGTCTGCTGAACTACTGGGCCTGCTGGTGGACTTCTGTTATACAGGCCGAGTCACAGTCACCCAGGATAATGTAGACCTCCTGCTGAAGACGGCCGACCTGTTCCAGTTCCCCTCCGTTAAAGAGGCCTGCTGTGCCTTCTTGGAGCAGAGATTAGACGTCTCCAACTGCCTGGAGATCCAGGACTTTGCAGAGGCCTACGCCTGCCATGACTTGGCTGTCAGCGCCCGCCGCTTCGTCCTCAAGAACATTGTGGACCTCGCCAAAGGCAAGGACTTTAAGCGGTTGCCCTGGAAACGGCTGCTGGAGTTTGTGTCGGACGATGCGCTGTGTGTGGACAAGGAGGAGACGGTCTATCAGATCGCGGTGCGCTGGGTTAAAGCAGACTTACAGAGGCGGCTCCACTACTGGCCCACGCTGCTGGAGCAGGTCAGACTACCCTTTGTACGTCGGTTCTATCTACTCGCCCACGTGGAAAGCGACCCCCTGgtttacctctccccctcctgccTGAGGATGGTGAGCGAGGCCCGGAGCTTCCAGTCGTGTGAGTATGACCGGCATGACAGACCCTGCCAACGCATGCGCCCGCGGCCCTCCACCGGCCTggctgagatcctggtggtgGTGGGCGGCTGTGACCAGGACTGTGACGAGCTGGTCACTGTGGACTGTTATAACCCTCAGACTGGACAGTGGCGCTACCTGGCCGAGTTCCCCGATCACCTGGGAGGGGGCTACAGTATGGCCGCCCTGGGCAATGATATGTATGTCACAGGTAGGTTGACAATGCTCGTTATACACTCTTGTACACACTATTTATGTTGTTTGGTAACACATAACTATCAAGGCATATTTTATATTGGATTAATGAAGGGTAA includes these proteins:
- the LOC124032193 gene encoding kelch-like protein 21 → MEGGVMEREVMSEKPVMQTQPSTLPFFDTAHAFNLLRGIHELRAERKFFDVTLCAEGREFHCHRTVLAAASTYFRAMFAGTLRESAMDRVVLHEVSAELLGLLVDFCYTGRVTVTQDNVDLLLKTADLFQFPSVKEACCAFLEQRLDVSNCLEIQDFAEAYACHDLAVSARRFVLKNIVDLAKGKDFKRLPWKRLLEFVSDDALCVDKEETVYQIAVRWVKADLQRRLHYWPTLLEQVRLPFVRRFYLLAHVESDPLVYLSPSCLRMVSEARSFQSCEYDRHDRPCQRMRPRPSTGLAEILVVVGGCDQDCDELVTVDCYNPQTGQWRYLAEFPDHLGGGYSMAALGNDMYVTGGSDGSRLYDGVWRYNSSVNEWTEVSPMLKAREYHSSCVLRGQLYVVAPDSTERYDHALDCWEALPAMLHSMDNCSTTTCKGRLYAIGSMTTTGEDNMAIQCYDVDTNRWTLVNCGELPPWSFAPKTVTLNGLIYFVRDDSAEVDIYNPQKNEWDKISPMTQVHVGGSVAVLGGRLFVSGGYDNTFELSDMVEAYDPSTHTWTPAGRLPQPTFWHGSVSIFRQLMPAVSNAFEPIDLPEANSIHLHRHHRNQAMHNHNLNQNHDINPV